The Candidatus Peregrinibacteria bacterium genome window below encodes:
- a CDS encoding type II toxin-antitoxin system PemK/MazF family toxin, protein MNIIKYGDILLVDFNPVKGREVSKIRPAIVISNAFINEESPYLIVVSLSSQVSRVLAFQFIVEKSKVNGLDVNSKVMPETVRSIDKVRVVKKIGHLEDRYIELLEGKIL, encoded by the coding sequence ATGAATATAATAAAATATGGTGACATTTTGCTTGTTGATTTCAATCCTGTGAAGGGGAGGGAGGTTTCTAAAATACGCCCTGCCATTGTAATTTCTAATGCTTTCATCAATGAAGAAAGTCCATATCTAATTGTAGTCTCTCTTTCAAGCCAGGTTAGTCGAGTGCTTGCTTTTCAGTTCATTGTCGAAAAATCGAAAGTTAATGGGCTTGATGTTAATTCAAAAGTTATGCCGGAGACGGTAAGATCTATCGATAAAGTTAGAGTAGTTAAAAAAATCGGACATCTTGAAGATAGGTATATTGAGTTATTGGAAGGGAAGATTTTATAA
- the glmS gene encoding glutamine--fructose-6-phosphate transaminase (isomerizing) → MCGVFSYLGSRTNVEELVVKGLKSLEYRGYDSWGIAYKTDKGIEIEKEVGKISDSAIKRHLTPTGLTTNIAIGHSRWATHGGVTQMNAHPHHSADKNIVLVHNGIIENFFELKKELQDNGVEFYSETDTEVFAHLINLYIRDGLEEAVKKALSKIKGRFAIVVICKTENKLIAARVGSPLIIGINKKDHEYFIASDIPAFLEYTKDVMYLDDGQMVTIDQNGAHFYEIETGKRIEKRIITIDWEIESAEKGDFAHFMLKEIMEQKDTLHRAINQDTKMIIDLAAYIKSAYGTFLIGCGTAGKVCMVAEYLFAHIAKRHINVTFGSEFNHYKHFIKEKSLMIAISQSGETADTLEAIDVAKKAGAKVASIINVETSTMARLSDFVLPVKAGPEKAVASTKVTTSQIAILTLLAYALADRLIDGKQLLINTAAQINDMLNPRYEQHIRELAEKIYHAESMYIIGKDMNYPIALEAAIKLQEVSYIHAEGFAGGELKHGPIALISKGTPVIAIVANDEYKQEILSNAMEIKARGGYIIGVSPEESEIFDYWIKVPDAGNASPIVNIIPIQLLAYKLAVLRENNPDMPRNLAKSVTVK, encoded by the coding sequence ATGTGTGGAGTATTTTCATATTTAGGGTCAAGAACAAACGTAGAGGAATTGGTTGTCAAAGGGCTTAAATCCCTCGAATATAGAGGATATGATTCATGGGGGATTGCATATAAAACAGACAAAGGTATTGAGATTGAAAAAGAGGTCGGGAAAATTAGTGACTCAGCAATAAAAAGACATTTGACGCCTACCGGACTTACTACAAATATAGCGATCGGTCATTCGAGGTGGGCAACTCACGGAGGAGTGACTCAAATGAATGCGCATCCACATCATTCTGCAGATAAAAACATAGTTCTGGTTCACAATGGAATAATCGAAAATTTCTTCGAGTTAAAAAAGGAACTTCAAGATAACGGTGTAGAATTTTATTCTGAAACTGACACGGAAGTTTTTGCGCATTTGATAAATTTGTATATTAGGGACGGCCTCGAAGAGGCCGTAAAAAAAGCCCTTTCGAAAATCAAAGGACGCTTTGCAATAGTTGTAATTTGCAAAACTGAGAACAAGCTTATCGCGGCTCGCGTCGGCTCGCCGCTCATCATCGGCATCAACAAAAAAGATCACGAATATTTCATAGCATCGGACATACCGGCGTTTTTGGAATACACAAAAGATGTTATGTATTTAGATGATGGACAAATGGTAACGATCGATCAAAATGGCGCACATTTCTATGAAATCGAAACAGGCAAACGAATTGAAAAACGTATAATCACTATTGATTGGGAAATAGAAAGCGCCGAAAAAGGTGACTTTGCGCATTTTATGCTCAAAGAAATCATGGAGCAAAAAGACACTCTTCACAGAGCTATCAATCAAGATACAAAAATGATCATCGATCTGGCTGCATATATAAAAAGTGCATATGGGACTTTTCTAATCGGCTGTGGGACGGCAGGTAAAGTATGTATGGTAGCTGAATATCTTTTTGCACACATCGCAAAACGCCATATCAACGTCACTTTCGGATCTGAGTTCAACCATTACAAACATTTCATAAAAGAAAAAAGTCTAATGATTGCTATATCTCAAAGCGGTGAAACAGCCGACACTCTCGAAGCTATAGATGTAGCCAAGAAGGCCGGCGCAAAAGTGGCATCTATTATCAATGTAGAAACATCTACCATGGCAAGACTTTCTGATTTCGTACTCCCTGTAAAAGCCGGCCCGGAAAAAGCCGTAGCATCAACCAAAGTTACAACCTCTCAAATAGCAATATTGACCCTGCTCGCATACGCGCTAGCAGACAGATTAATCGACGGAAAGCAGCTACTCATCAATACAGCGGCACAGATCAACGACATGCTTAATCCAAGATACGAACAACACATCAGAGAACTCGCTGAAAAAATTTATCATGCAGAAAGCATGTACATAATCGGTAAAGACATGAATTATCCGATAGCACTCGAAGCTGCTATCAAACTACAAGAAGTATCATACATTCATGCAGAGGGGTTCGCCGGAGGCGAACTAAAGCACGGCCCAATCGCACTTATTTCAAAAGGCACACCCGTAATCGCTATAGTTGCAAACGATGAATACAAACAAGAAATCCTCAGTAACGCCATGGAAATCAAAGCCAGAGGCGGATACATAATCGGAGTAAGCCCCGAAGAATCAGAAATCTTCGATTATTGGATCAAAGTTCCGGACGCAGGCAACGCTTCGCCTATCGTGAATATAATTCCAATACAACTGCTCGCTTACAAGCTCGCAGTACTCCGCGAAAACAATCCTGATATGCCAAGAAATCTCGCGAAAAGCGTAACGGTAAAATAG
- a CDS encoding collagenase — protein sequence MIYRLLQNIMRTFLKNHWKLISIALTVATLTAIFTTFALNSGNQLMGKVQMQKKSPQLEKLGGKQFKPPSKQPTLKEKKISDTKKRSKVPPLIPKVSTTNSIEHGDQHTEGKIPLSGNLVVPGPMAPNSTTTSTCTSQDVVGLSPIDLKDYLQNNSYNCLNFLWSFDANLQTVLTDAHMSEVLNTAMNLTNTYTGIDTDNLRELIFFTRAAYYHQFYQTSLNFSTFVDQAATNTFTSFSQNVNFNALDTDTENIMYEWINGIDAAEMSHLYYNELYEVLSDYDTNASRWGSSWQDNNAYSAMYVVFRAVTNSNTQFINQIDPLLISTLENIALNTNLIPNSDYVVNQAIYTLGYIATIPAHQTQALQALSDIFTALPYLSQQYLWVLQIIDQNGLPCPILSINICKPSIVPIVETMVFPYQYNFDDTTMVVHTSLPLTDVQPLYHAIKEVQGQFNRITETILPVQNDPNGILTIRLYGTMQEYWNYQWFLYNLPINNGGIYIEQDGIFYTCQRTASQSIYSLEELFRHEYVHYLVGRYLIQGFWGTVPIYSGDRMVWFDEGLAEFLAWSMQTGINTRQMLISQIASDGTNRMTINQIVNTSYGNFIFYRYAGMLFNYLYANDKDTLRNLLIYAHESNIVAFDSLINQMANDPGLEISYQNYLDQQIANISNLSNPFTIFPNVNNLDLNDPTAVEQIFQTTQFGHLGECSVAAMSLNSRFSCRGTLTGPLSITQDYVVAWSTFNAQLNQIINELQGSSNNFEAMQCRMGYISFPEHQGFPGQYYPLTEYYCDGPLGSNSFSLLPPTQQIPLDFQSTRLGQNTTCGLNTTNDIVCNNTLTTQLYTNSVNNTVLEQALEDALIELQSSVYAIRPNYYNNFNCTPQNTPQLIQYTTTEKYMLQNVECIINT from the coding sequence ATGATATACAGATTGTTACAAAACATAATGCGTACATTTCTAAAAAATCATTGGAAACTAATTTCTATAGCTTTAACGGTTGCGACACTTACTGCCATATTCACCACATTCGCACTAAATTCCGGGAACCAACTTATGGGAAAGGTGCAAATGCAAAAAAAATCACCTCAACTTGAAAAATTAGGCGGGAAACAATTCAAACCACCGTCAAAGCAACCCACATTAAAGGAAAAAAAGATTTCAGATACAAAGAAGCGGTCCAAAGTACCTCCATTGATACCAAAAGTCTCAACAACTAATTCTATTGAACACGGAGATCAACATACGGAAGGTAAAATTCCCCTGTCTGGAAACCTGGTGGTGCCCGGTCCTATGGCACCGAATTCAACTACCACATCAACATGTACTTCACAGGATGTTGTAGGACTCTCACCAATCGACCTGAAGGATTACCTTCAAAATAATTCATATAATTGTCTTAATTTTCTTTGGTCTTTCGATGCGAACCTTCAGACTGTACTTACAGATGCCCACATGTCAGAGGTGCTCAATACCGCGATGAACTTGACCAACACATATACTGGAATTGATACGGACAACCTGAGGGAATTGATATTTTTTACGCGAGCCGCTTATTATCATCAATTTTATCAAACTTCATTGAATTTCAGTACCTTCGTCGACCAAGCGGCCACAAATACATTTACCTCATTCAGTCAAAATGTTAATTTTAACGCTTTAGATACTGATACGGAAAATATTATGTATGAATGGATAAACGGCATCGATGCGGCGGAAATGTCACATTTATACTATAATGAATTATACGAGGTTTTATCCGATTATGACACGAATGCATCGAGATGGGGAAGCTCCTGGCAAGATAATAATGCTTACTCGGCGATGTATGTAGTTTTTAGAGCCGTCACGAACAGTAACACACAATTTATAAACCAAATTGATCCACTCCTCATATCTACGCTGGAAAACATTGCGCTCAATACAAACCTTATTCCGAATTCCGACTATGTCGTTAATCAGGCGATATATACCCTTGGTTACATTGCAACCATACCGGCTCACCAAACTCAAGCATTACAAGCATTATCCGATATATTTACCGCGCTTCCGTACCTAAGTCAGCAATATCTTTGGGTACTGCAAATCATAGACCAAAACGGACTACCTTGCCCTATCCTATCTATTAATATCTGCAAGCCAAGCATTGTTCCAATTGTTGAGACAATGGTATTTCCATATCAATATAATTTCGATGACACAACCATGGTCGTACACACATCATTACCATTAACTGATGTCCAACCTTTGTACCATGCAATAAAAGAAGTACAAGGACAATTCAATCGTATAACCGAGACGATACTCCCCGTTCAAAACGACCCTAACGGGATTTTAACGATTAGACTGTATGGGACAATGCAAGAGTATTGGAATTATCAATGGTTTTTATACAATCTACCGATAAATAATGGTGGCATATACATAGAACAAGATGGGATATTTTATACCTGTCAACGCACCGCTTCACAAAGTATATATTCTCTCGAAGAACTTTTTCGTCACGAATATGTACACTATTTAGTTGGTAGATATTTGATTCAAGGTTTTTGGGGAACAGTCCCAATATATTCGGGAGATCGCATGGTATGGTTTGATGAGGGCTTAGCGGAGTTTCTTGCATGGAGTATGCAAACGGGTATCAATACTCGTCAAATGCTCATATCTCAAATCGCATCAGACGGCACAAACAGAATGACAATAAATCAAATCGTAAATACATCATACGGTAATTTCATTTTTTATCGTTATGCGGGAATGTTGTTTAACTATCTTTATGCAAATGACAAAGATACATTACGCAACCTTTTGATCTATGCTCATGAATCTAACATCGTGGCATTTGACTCACTCATCAATCAAATGGCAAATGATCCCGGACTGGAAATCAGCTACCAAAATTACCTAGACCAACAAATCGCAAATATATCAAATCTTAGCAATCCTTTTACAATTTTTCCAAATGTGAATAACCTGGATCTTAATGATCCGACCGCAGTCGAACAAATATTTCAAACAACACAATTCGGACATCTTGGCGAATGCTCGGTTGCCGCGATGAGTCTCAATTCACGTTTCTCATGCAGAGGGACATTAACAGGCCCTCTTTCAATCACGCAAGATTACGTCGTGGCATGGAGTACTTTTAATGCACAACTGAATCAAATTATAAATGAACTGCAAGGATCTTCAAATAATTTTGAAGCAATGCAATGCCGCATGGGTTACATATCATTTCCTGAGCATCAAGGCTTTCCCGGGCAATATTACCCTCTTACTGAATATTATTGTGATGGGCCACTTGGATCAAACAGCTTCTCTCTATTACCGCCCACACAGCAAATACCTCTTGATTTTCAAAGTACACGACTTGGACAAAATACAACTTGCGGTTTGAACACTACCAACGATATTGTATGTAATAATACTCTTACTACACAATTGTATACCAATTCTGTTAATAATACAGTGCTTGAACAAGCATTAGAAGATGCATTGATCGAGTTACAAAGTTCCGTATACGCAATACGTCCGAATTATTACAATAATTTCAATTGCACACCGCAAAACACACCGCAACTTATTCAATATACGACGACAGAAAAATATATGCTCCAAAATGTTGAGTGCATAATAAATACATAA
- the pyk gene encoding pyruvate kinase, whose protein sequence is MLKNTKIVATLGPSSDDCTTITKMVQAGMNVARLNFSHGTHENHEMLLNNVRTVSKKLGVPIAIIQDLQGPKIRIAKLKEPIQIKKGQIVIINTKNETKENNIPIQYKGLPSEVKAGSTIFINDGLLELKVLKTNKKDRIECKVVCGGIVESNKGMNVIDGFLKAATLTAKDKKDLAWGIKHKVDFVALSFVKEASDIISLKKRLEGTGIKVISKIERREAVEDETLEGIIIASDAIMVARGDLGVEVRPEYVPILQKRMIHLANKHARPVITATQMMQSMIENPTPTRAEVSDVANAILDHTDAIMLSNETSTGPYPLKAIQIMKRISHVVEDEMARHELFVPNKMYNIGETCALAYAGVSIACDMNADAIIVITETGESALQVAKMRPLKNNFVFTKNEKTKNQLALVWGVNRIFCIKDFAKLNAKEIVKILKKEKLSHKGQKVVIINTQKNSNKIETIII, encoded by the coding sequence ATGCTCAAAAATACAAAAATTGTAGCGACTCTCGGTCCATCATCGGACGACTGTACAACTATCACGAAAATGGTACAGGCCGGCATGAACGTTGCCAGATTAAATTTTTCACATGGCACACATGAAAATCATGAGATGCTTTTAAATAATGTACGCACCGTTTCAAAGAAGCTGGGAGTTCCAATTGCAATTATTCAAGATCTACAAGGACCAAAGATCAGGATCGCAAAACTAAAAGAACCTATTCAAATAAAAAAAGGGCAAATAGTAATAATAAACACAAAGAATGAAACAAAGGAAAATAATATCCCTATTCAGTACAAAGGTCTTCCATCTGAAGTAAAAGCCGGCTCAACTATATTTATAAATGATGGACTACTTGAACTCAAAGTATTAAAAACAAATAAAAAAGATCGCATAGAATGTAAGGTTGTATGTGGAGGAATCGTTGAATCAAACAAAGGCATGAACGTGATTGATGGATTCCTAAAAGCTGCAACGCTCACAGCAAAAGATAAAAAAGACCTCGCTTGGGGTATAAAACACAAAGTGGACTTTGTCGCCCTTTCATTTGTAAAAGAAGCTTCAGATATTATAAGTCTGAAAAAAAGACTTGAAGGTACAGGAATAAAAGTTATTTCAAAAATTGAAAGAAGGGAGGCGGTAGAAGATGAAACGCTTGAAGGGATAATAATCGCATCAGATGCGATTATGGTCGCCAGAGGCGACCTAGGCGTAGAAGTACGCCCTGAATACGTCCCAATCCTTCAAAAAAGGATGATTCACTTAGCAAACAAGCATGCGCGTCCGGTGATCACTGCAACTCAAATGATGCAATCAATGATTGAGAACCCTACTCCAACCAGAGCCGAGGTGAGCGATGTTGCAAATGCAATCCTCGATCACACCGATGCAATTATGCTTTCAAACGAGACCTCGACCGGCCCTTACCCACTCAAAGCCATACAAATCATGAAACGAATTTCACATGTAGTAGAAGATGAAATGGCCAGACATGAACTTTTTGTGCCAAACAAAATGTATAACATAGGAGAAACTTGCGCGCTCGCTTACGCCGGAGTGAGCATAGCATGTGATATGAATGCAGATGCAATAATAGTAATTACAGAAACTGGTGAAAGCGCACTTCAAGTCGCAAAGATGAGACCACTAAAAAACAACTTCGTATTTACAAAAAACGAAAAAACAAAGAACCAATTGGCACTTGTCTGGGGAGTAAATCGAATATTCTGTATAAAAGATTTCGCCAAGCTAAATGCTAAAGAAATCGTTAAAATTCTCAAAAAAGAAAAACTTTCTCACAAAGGACAAAAAGTTGTCATCATTAATACACAAAAAAATTCAAACAAAATCGAAACAATTATAATCTAG
- the ruvC gene encoding crossover junction endodeoxyribonuclease RuvC, which yields MIILGIDPGTAITGFSLLEFNKQNVHLIDYGCIRTKSTEPHHERLNEIAEDIDSLIRKYKPNICAIEKLFFSKNVKTAMSVSEVRGVLMHLAAKAGLEIYEYTPNEVKSNVTGDGKADKLQVQKMVKTILNLKEIPQPDDAADAIAIALCHVQNSKIPK from the coding sequence ATGATTATTCTTGGGATCGATCCGGGTACTGCAATAACAGGATTTTCTTTACTCGAATTTAATAAACAAAATGTACATTTGATTGATTACGGCTGCATAAGGACAAAATCGACGGAACCTCATCACGAAAGATTAAATGAAATAGCTGAAGATATTGATAGCTTGATTAGAAAATATAAGCCAAATATATGTGCTATTGAAAAACTTTTCTTTTCAAAAAATGTCAAAACAGCAATGTCAGTATCGGAAGTACGTGGAGTGCTGATGCATCTGGCCGCAAAGGCGGGGCTCGAAATCTATGAATATACTCCAAACGAAGTTAAATCAAACGTGACAGGAGATGGGAAAGCAGATAAACTCCAGGTACAAAAAATGGTTAAAACCATACTAAATCTAAAGGAAATCCCACAACCTGATGATGCGGCGGACGCAATTGCAATTGCGCTTTGCCATGTACAGAACTCAAAAATACCAAAATGA
- a CDS encoding tetratricopeptide repeat protein, producing MKKLSNILILVSLILLSVITIKHFSLSSYVTKYFTQNNETNEVVKTNTPKKIKTKISYKTHIEKGDLRFQNGYNTLAITEYTLASQLEPSLPEAYIKIGKVHFSEKNFQKALENFRIASQIDMEDIEAKILIGIAYINLNEFDKADKILNSVTGDDARLYYYRGLLNILYKKYDDAKYNLEKAIEADQGNNIKENAQKILSAFETFEKSEGAQETYRRTLLSKALSEVNEHNLTIQVIYDVLEENPEYRDSWIILGYSYLNLEKYFDAISSFEKALKIDPSKPETLYFLGLVQKKQGEYGKAINNLEVAIRNGFEPKATAFKELAESYLKNEEYEKSVDYYEKLIIIDPSNLDAFTKAIWIYIDFIGNPGKAEALAENAVKTHPEDALSYNLLGWTKTIQGDMAGAKDNLDKALEIDENLAAAYLNLGIWYEAQENIIEAKANYKRAYELEKGTGVGEKALNLYNAIIKNEISSDQSQS from the coding sequence ATGAAAAAACTAAGTAATATTCTAATTCTCGTGTCTCTAATACTTCTAAGTGTTATAACCATAAAACACTTCAGTCTTTCAAGTTATGTCACAAAATACTTCACACAAAACAATGAAACAAATGAAGTAGTTAAAACAAATACACCAAAAAAAATAAAAACAAAGATTTCATACAAAACACATATAGAGAAAGGGGATTTACGCTTTCAAAATGGATACAATACATTAGCAATAACTGAATACACGCTGGCAAGCCAGCTTGAACCAAGTCTCCCGGAAGCATATATAAAAATAGGGAAAGTACATTTCAGTGAAAAGAATTTTCAAAAAGCATTAGAAAATTTTCGTATAGCAAGCCAAATTGATATGGAAGATATAGAAGCAAAAATCCTTATTGGAATTGCTTATATAAACCTAAATGAATTTGATAAAGCAGATAAAATCTTAAACTCCGTAACCGGAGATGATGCGAGACTTTATTATTATAGAGGGCTTCTGAACATACTTTACAAAAAATATGATGATGCAAAATACAATTTAGAAAAAGCCATAGAAGCAGACCAAGGGAACAATATAAAAGAAAATGCTCAGAAAATATTATCAGCCTTCGAAACTTTTGAAAAAAGCGAAGGAGCTCAAGAAACATATAGACGAACATTGCTATCAAAGGCACTAAGTGAAGTAAATGAGCACAACCTAACAATACAAGTAATATATGATGTATTGGAAGAAAATCCGGAATATAGGGACTCATGGATCATTCTAGGATATTCTTATTTGAATTTAGAGAAATATTTCGATGCTATTTCAAGCTTTGAAAAGGCGCTTAAAATAGACCCAAGTAAGCCGGAGACCCTTTATTTCCTTGGATTGGTACAAAAAAAACAAGGCGAATACGGCAAAGCTATTAACAATTTAGAAGTTGCCATAAGAAATGGCTTTGAACCAAAAGCGACAGCCTTCAAAGAACTCGCAGAAAGCTATTTAAAAAATGAAGAGTATGAGAAGTCTGTAGATTACTATGAAAAATTAATAATAATTGATCCATCCAATTTAGATGCTTTTACAAAAGCGATATGGATATATATTGATTTTATAGGAAACCCGGGCAAGGCCGAGGCTCTTGCGGAAAACGCCGTAAAAACACATCCGGAAGACGCTTTGAGTTATAATTTACTTGGCTGGACTAAAACAATACAAGGCGATATGGCAGGAGCGAAGGACAACCTGGATAAAGCTTTAGAAATAGATGAGAACCTAGCTGCAGCCTACCTAAACTTAGGAATTTGGTATGAGGCACAAGAAAACATAATCGAAGCAAAAGCAAATTATAAAAGAGCATATGAGCTGGAAAAAGGAACCGGTGTTGGAGAAAAAGCTCTAAACTTGTACAATGCAATTATAAAAAACGAAATATCATCTGACCAATCTCAATCATGA
- a CDS encoding prepilin peptidase, with amino-acid sequence MPLIIFIFGTMIGSFISVLIHRIHENKPGILLGRSQCTQCKYKLRPLDLIPLFSYIFTRGKCRSCKKSISLTYPALELMTGFTFLALYLFTPSIFELHEVTYNTGYLHTVLFYYFTFTALIFTFFYDLKYLEISDRILLPLIIIGIILPFTPNYFLEPKDMALGLLIPIAFFAFQIIISKGKWIGGGDLRIGAVMGVLLGWKAVLLALFVGYCIGAVISLLLLTSKKFTRKSMIPFGPFLVIGTYIAFFYGEAIIKWYLELFYI; translated from the coding sequence ATGCCACTCATTATATTCATCTTTGGAACCATGATCGGTAGTTTCATAAGTGTTTTAATTCACAGAATACATGAGAACAAACCGGGAATACTACTGGGACGCTCACAGTGCACACAATGTAAATACAAACTAAGACCACTTGATCTAATTCCACTATTTTCTTATATATTCACAAGAGGGAAATGTCGTAGTTGCAAAAAATCAATCAGCTTAACCTACCCTGCTCTAGAACTCATGACCGGATTTACATTTTTGGCTCTATATTTATTCACTCCAAGTATTTTTGAACTACACGAAGTAACTTACAATACCGGATACCTACATACGGTATTATTTTATTACTTCACATTTACAGCTTTAATATTCACTTTTTTCTATGATTTAAAGTATTTGGAAATAAGCGACAGAATTTTACTACCACTAATAATAATTGGAATAATTCTACCATTTACACCAAATTATTTTTTAGAGCCAAAAGACATGGCACTTGGGCTTCTGATTCCAATAGCATTTTTTGCATTCCAAATCATAATCTCAAAGGGCAAATGGATCGGTGGAGGAGATCTTCGGATTGGAGCTGTGATGGGTGTTTTACTCGGATGGAAAGCTGTTTTACTGGCTTTATTCGTAGGATACTGCATAGGTGCAGTTATAAGTTTGCTCCTCCTAACTTCCAAAAAATTCACAAGAAAAAGTATGATACCATTCGGACCATTCCTAGTGATTGGAACATATATCGCATTTTTTTATGGAGAAGCTATAATCAAATGGTATTTGGAACTATTTTATATATAG
- a CDS encoding sugar phosphate nucleotidyltransferase gives MKAVILAGGSGSRLWPLSRDKSPKQLHKLISNKTMLEETIDRLDFLEPEDIYIATNKKYEEEVKSQAKRIPDENFIIEPAMRDTATCIGFAAAYIAKNHPHETMAVIYSDQYIKEKKTFQEKLQVADKIARKEGTINIIEVKALYPSTSYGYVMIGEALDPVDGHEVYSFEKFIEKPNVETAKKLVESFKYMWNTGLYVWRLDTIMDAYAEFMPDTYKRLMKMMKSIEEDWAKPEIKQEYEACKKISIDYGIMEKLNKKNVRIIPAYLGWSDIGTWKSLYDELTKNPEANVQKGKTLVVDTESSLIYNYSKKLVAAFGVKDIVVVETDDALLICDKNRTSDLKDLLKELSKTNKELL, from the coding sequence ATGAAAGCAGTAATACTGGCGGGAGGTTCGGGAAGTAGGCTTTGGCCGCTCTCTAGGGACAAAAGCCCAAAACAATTGCACAAATTGATTTCAAACAAAACTATGCTTGAAGAAACAATCGACAGGTTGGATTTTTTGGAACCGGAGGATATATACATTGCTACAAACAAAAAATATGAAGAAGAAGTTAAATCTCAAGCAAAAAGAATACCTGATGAAAATTTTATTATAGAGCCGGCAATGCGCGATACAGCCACATGTATAGGTTTCGCAGCTGCATACATAGCAAAAAATCATCCTCATGAAACAATGGCCGTAATATATTCAGATCAATATATTAAAGAGAAAAAAACGTTCCAAGAAAAATTACAAGTAGCCGACAAGATAGCGCGAAAAGAAGGAACTATAAATATAATAGAAGTAAAAGCCCTATATCCAAGCACGAGCTATGGTTATGTAATGATAGGAGAGGCTCTGGACCCGGTGGACGGACACGAAGTATACAGCTTTGAAAAATTCATCGAAAAACCTAATGTGGAGACAGCAAAAAAACTTGTCGAATCTTTTAAATATATGTGGAATACAGGTTTATACGTATGGAGGCTCGACACAATTATGGATGCTTATGCGGAATTCATGCCGGACACCTACAAAAGATTGATGAAAATGATGAAAAGCATAGAGGAGGATTGGGCTAAACCGGAAATAAAACAAGAATACGAAGCATGTAAGAAAATTTCGATAGATTATGGAATAATGGAAAAATTAAATAAGAAAAATGTTAGGATTATACCTGCATATTTAGGTTGGAGCGACATTGGCACATGGAAATCTCTATATGATGAATTAACCAAAAATCCGGAAGCAAATGTACAAAAAGGTAAAACTCTAGTTGTTGACACGGAGAGTTCACTTATATACAACTATTCAAAAAAATTAGTGGCCGCCTTTGGGGTAAAGGATATAGTAGTTGTAGAAACTGATGACGCCTTGCTAATATGCGATAAAAATCGCACATCTGATCTCAAAGATTTACTCAAAGAACTCAGTAAAACAAATAAAGAACTTTTATAA
- a CDS encoding cupin has translation MEEIKIKLKPWGREIWFAHTDNYAGKILEVNKGCRLSLQYHEHKTETQYVYSGKVKFTFGKDERNLQEIILNPGDKFDITPYTIHRVEAIEDSEIFEVSTPELTDVVKLHDDYGRSGKGNDETLDEELSKKT, from the coding sequence ATGGAAGAAATTAAAATCAAACTAAAACCATGGGGCCGCGAGATATGGTTCGCACACACTGATAACTACGCAGGAAAAATACTTGAAGTTAATAAAGGTTGCCGACTATCTTTGCAGTATCATGAGCATAAAACAGAAACCCAATATGTATATAGTGGTAAAGTGAAATTTACATTCGGAAAGGATGAGCGGAATTTGCAAGAGATAATTTTAAATCCTGGTGACAAATTCGACATCACTCCATATACTATCCACCGCGTTGAGGCCATAGAGGACAGTGAGATCTTCGAAGTATCAACTCCGGAGCTGACAGATGTAGTCAAACTACACGATGATTATGGAAGGTCAGGCAAAGGAAATGATGAAACTCTCGACGAAGAATTATCAAAAAAAACATAA